A single region of the Syngnathus acus chromosome 6, fSynAcu1.2, whole genome shotgun sequence genome encodes:
- the ambra1b gene encoding activating molecule in BECN1-regulated autophagy protein 1b isoform X1 has translation MEKGPANPPRSRPAPPSQQRDVVPSQESVRLLSAAGSRGWQTCSSQRLLHLLVEEKVCGMKWQSQKVELPDSPRSTFLLAFSPDRTLMASTHVNHNIYITEVKTGKCLHSLVGHRRTPWCVTFHPTIPGLVASGCLDGEVRIWDLHGGSESWFTDSNVAIASLAFHPTAQLLLIATNNELHFWDWSRPEPFAAVKTGSDAERVRLVRFDPLGHNLLTAILNPSSNQQSEDDSEVPMDSVEQLPHPHFRQRSFLPQPVRRTPILHNFLHILSSRSPNAQSPSEQARPLADTTESPAAPLGHFVSTERGVSFLECTRFLGMACMCSHCSANRGPPGVSSEAPQTPPSSVASSAARTEPRPSAFTSLYYGGNGDPNSTSRPGPDWTRSLLSMREGGAGANVLPPRTSSSSSLGLLAALRQQDSSSHSPVYTSASDGRGFSQQGDGSGTSSGHHPFWDGSRGNPASFRNVLQCNLSRYFLEFERMQDLEPPPAGGQEPSQELLNNNVDSDRAGPSSSSPTIIHYQPPPPPPPSSTPQAPEPGGSRGHLNRCRACHNLLTFNHDSQRWERTNQTSSTSSSSALQPTSALSSSPSPSPDGPVPSAGSSLDSQRRPVPTTAPAAAFPLPSSAEQTVGLVYNQDTAQWERVYRQAATRAPDPSEALSQEMPVDPSPVDEDYLRRRLLESSLMSLSRYDMTGSRDHPIYPDPARLSPAAYYAQRMIQYLSRRDSIRQRSPRYQQNRLRAMSSSSSDGPAGSVSGSVENPDVDFDELDDNSERARHRAPRNARMSAPSLGRFVPRRFHLPEYLPYAGIFHHERGQPGLATHSSVNRVLAGASIGDGQSAVASNIANTTYRLQWWDFTKFDLPEISNASANVLVPNCKIYNDASCDISADGQLLAVFIPSSQRGFPDEGILAVYSLAPHNLGEMLYTKRFGLNAISVSLSPLGCYVMVGLASRRILLHPTTDHMVAQVFRLQQPHGGETSIRKVFNVVYPMAPDQRRHVSINSARWLPDPGLGLAYGTNKGDLVICRPVFYRSDGESATESGAEPLFSVNNGSGGRTRGSDRPGPSRSGWRLDRDMGLMNAIGLQPRNPAPSVTSQGTQTPVVQLQNAETQTELSEPGAARLRAAPPAGLAADGLESQTAGASDGSHGGRALGEVPANAGEVPEGGGSSEDALARIHRLIAERGMTAVVQREQSTTMASMGGFGNNIIVSHRIHRGSQTGARTGRTAVGPAAVAASSGASLVGRAADPPERLAPPWGPRSAEGADDVFDGGSAEEDSLPGPSSSSPPSRHSSFQGDPYSR, from the exons ATGGAGAAAG gACCAGCCAATCCCCCCCGGtcccgccccgcccccccgTCCCAACAGCGTGATGTCGTCCCGTCCCAGGAATCGGTGCGCCTCCTGTCCGCGGCGGGAAGCCGCGGTTGGCAGACGTGCAGCTCGCAGCGCCTCCTGCATTTGCTGGTGGAGGAGAAGGTGTGCGGGATGAAGTGGCAGAGCCAG AAAGTTGAGCTGCCTGACAGCCCCAGATCCACCTTCCTGTTGGCCTTCAGCCCTGACCG GACCCTTATGGCCTCCACGCACGTCAACCACAACATTTACATCACGGAAGTCAAGACCGGGAAGTGCCTCCATTCCCTGGTGGGCCACCGTAGGACCCCCTGGTGTGTGACCTTTCATCCCACCATTCCTGGCCTAGTGGCCTCCGGATGCCTTGACGGCGAAGTCCGCATCTGGGACTTGCAC GGCGGCAGCGAGAGCTGGTTCACAGACAGCAACGTGGCCATCGCCTCGCTGGCCTTCCACCCGACCGCTCAGCTCCTCCTCATCGCCACCAACAACGAGCTGCATTTTTGGGACTGGAGTCGACCGGAACCCTTCGCCGCCGTCAAGACTGGCAGCGACGCCGAGCGAGTGCG GTTGGTGCGGTTTGATCCGCTGGGGCACAACCTTTTGACGGCCATCTTGAACCCGTCGTCCAATCAGCAG aGCGAGGACGATTCCGAGGTTCCCATGGACAGCGTGGAGCAGCTGCCGCACCCTCACTTCCGCCAGCGTTCCTTCTTGCCTCAGCCCGTTCGCCGCACGCCCATCCTGCACAACTTCCTGCACATCCTGTCGTCCCGCTCTCCCAACGCGCAGAGCCCCAGCGAGCAAGCGCGGCCCCTGGCCGACACCACGGAATCGCCCGCCGCCCCCCTGGGCCACTTTGTCTCCACGGAGCGCGGGGTGTCTTTCCTGGAATGCACCCGCTTCCTGGGCATGGCGTGCATGTGCAGTCACTGCTCGGCCAACCGCGGGCCGCCTGGCGTGTCGTCGGAAGCCCCCCAGACCCCGCCTTCTTCGGTCGCCTCCTCGGCGGCCCGCACGGAGCCGCGCCCCTCAGCCTTCACCTCGCTCTACTACGGCGGCAACGGCGATCCCAACTCCACCTCCAGACCGGGACCGGACTGGACGCGCAGCTTGCTGAGTATGAGGGAGGGCGGCGCCGGCGCCAACGTGCTGCCGCCCAGGACCTCGTCGTCGTCTTCGCTCGGCCTCCTGGCGGCGTTGCGTCAGCAGGACAGCTCGTCCCACTCGCCGGTGTACACCTCGGCCAGCGACGGGCGGGGCTTCTCCCAGCAAGGGGACGGCTCGGGCACCAGCAGCGGGCACCACCCCTTCTGGGACGGCTCCCGCGGCAACCCCGCCTCCTTTCGGAACGTGTTGCAGTGCAATCTGAGCCGCTACTTCCTGGAGTTTGAGCGCATGCAGGACCTGGAGCCTCCGCCGGCGGGTGGCCAGGAACCGAGCCAGGAGCTTCTCAATAACAACGTGGACTCGGACAGAGCCggcccttcctcctcctcccccaccatCATCCATTACCAgcccccgccgccgcctcccccttcctccacTCCCCAAGCCCCGGAGCCGGGGGGCTCTCGGGGGCACCTGAACCGCTGCCGCGCCTGTCACAACCTGCTGACCTTCAATCACGATTCTCAACGTTGGGAGCGCACCAACCagacctcctccacctcctcctcatccgCCCTGCAGCCCACTTCTGCCTTGTCCTCCTCGCCCTCTCCTTCGCCTGACGGTCCTGTCCCGAGCGCCGGGAGTTCTCTGGACAGCCAGCGACGGCCAGTGCCCACCACTGCGCCGGCGGCAGCTTTCCCTCTGCCGTCGTCTGCCGAGCAGACTGTGGGTTTGGTGTACAACCAGGACACGGCCCAGTGGGAGAGGGTGTACCGCCAGGCCGCCACCCGTGCCCCCGACCCCTCCGAGGCCTTAAGCCAGGAAATGCCTGTGGATCCCTCACCCGTGGACGAGGACTACCTCCGAAG GAGACTTCTAGagtcttctctcatgtcgctGTCTCGCTACGACATGACCGGATCTCGGGACCACCCCATCTATCCCGACCCGGCCAG GCTGTCGCCCGCAGCGTACTACGCCCAGAGAATGATCCAGTATTTGTCCAGACGGGACAGTATCCGTCAGCGCTCTCCTCGCTACCAGCAGAACCGCCTGCGGGCCATGTCTTCGTCTTCATCCGACGGGCCGGCCGGAAGCGTGTCGGGCTCCGTGGAGAACCCCGACGTGGACTTTGACGAGTTGGA TGATaacagcgagcgagcgcggcACAGGGCGCCCCGGAACGCCAGGATGTCAGCGCCGTCATTGGGTCGCTTCGTGCCAAG GCGCTTCCATCTTCCCGAGTACCTGCCTTACGCCGGAATCTTCCACCACGAGAGAGGCCAGCCGGGCTTGGCCACGCACTCGTCCGTCAACAGGGTGCTCGCCG GCGCGTCCATCGGCGACGGCCAGTCTGCAGTGGCGAGCAACATTGCCAACACAACGTACCGCCTGCAGTGGTGGGACTTCACCAAGTTTGACCTGCCCGAGATCAGCAACG CCTCTGCCAATGTGCTGGTGCCAAACTGTAAGATTTACAACGACGCCAGTTGCGACATCTCGGCCGACGGTCAGCTGCTGGCTGTCTTCATTCCCAGCAGTCAGCGCGGGTTTCCCGATGAGGGAATCCTCGCAGTCTACTCCTTGGCGCCGCACAACCTCGGGGAGATGCTTTATACCAAAAGATTTG GTCTGAATGCTATTTCAGTTAGCTTATCACCACTGGGCTGCTATGTGATGGTGGGGCTGGCCTCTCGCAGGATCCTGCTACATCCCACCACTGACCACATGGTGGCGCAAGTCTTCCGCTTGCAGCAGCCGCACGGAGGAGAGACCTCCATCAGG AAGGTCTTCAACGTGGTCTACCCCATGGCGCCGGACCAGCGGCGTCACGTCAGCATCAACTCGGCTCGCTGGCTTCCCGATCCCGGGCTGGGTCTGGCGTACGGAACCAACAAGGGGGACCTGGTCATCTGCCGGCCCGT GTTCTACCGCAGCGACGGCGAAAGTGCCACCGAGTCCGGCGCCGAACCTTTGTTTTCCGTCAACAACGGCAGTGGCGGCCGGACGCGAGGTTCCGACCGACCCGG GCCCAGTCGTTCGGGATGGAGGCTGGATCGAGACATGGGCCTGATGAACGCCATTGGTCTTCAGCCCAGaaaccccgccccctccgTGACATCCCAAGGAACGCAGACGCCCGTGGTCCAGCTTCAAAACGCCGAGACCCAAACGGAGCTTTCCGAGCCCGGCGCCGCTCGCCTCCGAGCCG CGCCGCCCGCCGGCCTAGCGGCCGACGGCCTCGAGTCCCAGACCGCGGGAGCTTCGGACGGGAGTCATGGCGGCCGTGCCTTGGGGGAGGTCCCGGCCAACGCAG GCGAGGTCCCGGAAGGTGGAGGTTCCAGCGAAGATGCGCTGGCTCGGATCCACCGCCTGATCGCTGAGCGCGGGATGACGGCCGTGGTGCAGCGCGAACAGAGCACCACCATGGCGTCCATGGGTGGATTCGGCAACAACATCATCGTCAGCCATCGGATCCATCGTGGCTCGCAGACTGGCGCCAGGACAGGCAGGACCGCTGTCGGGCCCGCCGCCGTTGCCGCCTCCTCTGGGGCGTCTCTCGTCGGCCGGGCCGCCGACCCGCCCGAGCGCCTCGCTCCCCCGTGGGGCCCTCGCTCCGCCGAAGGCGCCGACGATGTTTTTGACGGCGGCAGCGCGGAAGAGGACTCGCTGCCgggcccctcctcctcctcccccccctcccgtcaCAGCAGTTTCCAGGGTGACCCATACAGTAGGTAG
- the ambra1b gene encoding activating molecule in BECN1-regulated autophagy protein 1b isoform X3: protein MEKGPANPPRSRPAPPSQQRDVVPSQESVRLLSAAGSRGWQTCSSQRLLHLLVEEKVCGMKWQSQKVELPDSPRSTFLLAFSPDRTLMASTHVNHNIYITEVKTGKCLHSLVGHRRTPWCVTFHPTIPGLVASGCLDGEVRIWDLHGGSESWFTDSNVAIASLAFHPTAQLLLIATNNELHFWDWSRPEPFAAVKTGSDAERVRLVRFDPLGHNLLTAILNPSSNQQSEDDSEVPMDSVEQLPHPHFRQRSFLPQPVRRTPILHNFLHILSSRSPNAQSPSEQARPLADTTESPAAPLGHFVSTERGVSFLECTRFLGMACMCSHCSANRGPPGVSSEAPQTPPSSVASSAARTEPRPSAFTSLYYGGNGDPNSTSRPGPDWTRSLLSMREGGAGANVLPPRTSSSSSLGLLAALRQQDSSSHSPVYTSASDGRGFSQQGDGSGTSSGHHPFWDGSRGNPASFRNVLQCNLSRYFLEFERMQDLEPPPAGGQEPSQELLNNNVDSDRAGPSSSSPTIIHYQPPPPPPPSSTPQAPEPGGSRGHLNRCRACHNLLTFNHDSQRWERTNQTSSTSSSSALQPTSALSSSPSPSPDGPVPSAGSSLDSQRRPVPTTAPAAAFPLPSSAEQTVGLVYNQDTAQWERVYRQAATRAPDPSEALSQEMPVDPSPVDEDYLRRRLLESSLMSLSRYDMTGSRDHPIYPDPARLSPAAYYAQRMIQYLSRRDSIRQRSPRYQQNRLRAMSSSSSDGPAGSVSGSVENPDVDFDELDDNSERARHRAPRNARMSAPSLGRFVPRRFHLPEYLPYAGIFHHERGQPGLATHSSVNRVLAGASIGDGQSAVASNIANTTYRLQWWDFTKFDLPEISNASANVLVPNCKIYNDASCDISADGQLLAVFIPSSQRGFPDEGILAVYSLAPHNLGEMLYTKRFGLNAISVSLSPLGCYVMVGLASRRILLHPTTDHMVAQVFRLQQPHGGETSIRKVFNVVYPMAPDQRRHVSINSARWLPDPGLGLAYGTNKGDLVICRPVFYRSDGESATESGAEPLFSVNNGSGGRTRGSDRPGPSRSGWRLDRDMGLMNAIGLQPRNPAPSVTSQGTQTPVVQLQNAETQTELSEPGAARLRAAADGLESQTAGASDGSHGGRALGEVPANAGEVPEGGGSSEDALARIHRLIAERGMTAVVQREQSTTMASMGGFGNNIIVSHRIHRGSQTGARTGRTAVGPAAVAASSGASLVGRAADPPERLAPPWGPRSAEGADDVFDGGSAEEDSLPGPSSSSPPSRHSSFQGDPYSR from the exons ATGGAGAAAG gACCAGCCAATCCCCCCCGGtcccgccccgcccccccgTCCCAACAGCGTGATGTCGTCCCGTCCCAGGAATCGGTGCGCCTCCTGTCCGCGGCGGGAAGCCGCGGTTGGCAGACGTGCAGCTCGCAGCGCCTCCTGCATTTGCTGGTGGAGGAGAAGGTGTGCGGGATGAAGTGGCAGAGCCAG AAAGTTGAGCTGCCTGACAGCCCCAGATCCACCTTCCTGTTGGCCTTCAGCCCTGACCG GACCCTTATGGCCTCCACGCACGTCAACCACAACATTTACATCACGGAAGTCAAGACCGGGAAGTGCCTCCATTCCCTGGTGGGCCACCGTAGGACCCCCTGGTGTGTGACCTTTCATCCCACCATTCCTGGCCTAGTGGCCTCCGGATGCCTTGACGGCGAAGTCCGCATCTGGGACTTGCAC GGCGGCAGCGAGAGCTGGTTCACAGACAGCAACGTGGCCATCGCCTCGCTGGCCTTCCACCCGACCGCTCAGCTCCTCCTCATCGCCACCAACAACGAGCTGCATTTTTGGGACTGGAGTCGACCGGAACCCTTCGCCGCCGTCAAGACTGGCAGCGACGCCGAGCGAGTGCG GTTGGTGCGGTTTGATCCGCTGGGGCACAACCTTTTGACGGCCATCTTGAACCCGTCGTCCAATCAGCAG aGCGAGGACGATTCCGAGGTTCCCATGGACAGCGTGGAGCAGCTGCCGCACCCTCACTTCCGCCAGCGTTCCTTCTTGCCTCAGCCCGTTCGCCGCACGCCCATCCTGCACAACTTCCTGCACATCCTGTCGTCCCGCTCTCCCAACGCGCAGAGCCCCAGCGAGCAAGCGCGGCCCCTGGCCGACACCACGGAATCGCCCGCCGCCCCCCTGGGCCACTTTGTCTCCACGGAGCGCGGGGTGTCTTTCCTGGAATGCACCCGCTTCCTGGGCATGGCGTGCATGTGCAGTCACTGCTCGGCCAACCGCGGGCCGCCTGGCGTGTCGTCGGAAGCCCCCCAGACCCCGCCTTCTTCGGTCGCCTCCTCGGCGGCCCGCACGGAGCCGCGCCCCTCAGCCTTCACCTCGCTCTACTACGGCGGCAACGGCGATCCCAACTCCACCTCCAGACCGGGACCGGACTGGACGCGCAGCTTGCTGAGTATGAGGGAGGGCGGCGCCGGCGCCAACGTGCTGCCGCCCAGGACCTCGTCGTCGTCTTCGCTCGGCCTCCTGGCGGCGTTGCGTCAGCAGGACAGCTCGTCCCACTCGCCGGTGTACACCTCGGCCAGCGACGGGCGGGGCTTCTCCCAGCAAGGGGACGGCTCGGGCACCAGCAGCGGGCACCACCCCTTCTGGGACGGCTCCCGCGGCAACCCCGCCTCCTTTCGGAACGTGTTGCAGTGCAATCTGAGCCGCTACTTCCTGGAGTTTGAGCGCATGCAGGACCTGGAGCCTCCGCCGGCGGGTGGCCAGGAACCGAGCCAGGAGCTTCTCAATAACAACGTGGACTCGGACAGAGCCggcccttcctcctcctcccccaccatCATCCATTACCAgcccccgccgccgcctcccccttcctccacTCCCCAAGCCCCGGAGCCGGGGGGCTCTCGGGGGCACCTGAACCGCTGCCGCGCCTGTCACAACCTGCTGACCTTCAATCACGATTCTCAACGTTGGGAGCGCACCAACCagacctcctccacctcctcctcatccgCCCTGCAGCCCACTTCTGCCTTGTCCTCCTCGCCCTCTCCTTCGCCTGACGGTCCTGTCCCGAGCGCCGGGAGTTCTCTGGACAGCCAGCGACGGCCAGTGCCCACCACTGCGCCGGCGGCAGCTTTCCCTCTGCCGTCGTCTGCCGAGCAGACTGTGGGTTTGGTGTACAACCAGGACACGGCCCAGTGGGAGAGGGTGTACCGCCAGGCCGCCACCCGTGCCCCCGACCCCTCCGAGGCCTTAAGCCAGGAAATGCCTGTGGATCCCTCACCCGTGGACGAGGACTACCTCCGAAG GAGACTTCTAGagtcttctctcatgtcgctGTCTCGCTACGACATGACCGGATCTCGGGACCACCCCATCTATCCCGACCCGGCCAG GCTGTCGCCCGCAGCGTACTACGCCCAGAGAATGATCCAGTATTTGTCCAGACGGGACAGTATCCGTCAGCGCTCTCCTCGCTACCAGCAGAACCGCCTGCGGGCCATGTCTTCGTCTTCATCCGACGGGCCGGCCGGAAGCGTGTCGGGCTCCGTGGAGAACCCCGACGTGGACTTTGACGAGTTGGA TGATaacagcgagcgagcgcggcACAGGGCGCCCCGGAACGCCAGGATGTCAGCGCCGTCATTGGGTCGCTTCGTGCCAAG GCGCTTCCATCTTCCCGAGTACCTGCCTTACGCCGGAATCTTCCACCACGAGAGAGGCCAGCCGGGCTTGGCCACGCACTCGTCCGTCAACAGGGTGCTCGCCG GCGCGTCCATCGGCGACGGCCAGTCTGCAGTGGCGAGCAACATTGCCAACACAACGTACCGCCTGCAGTGGTGGGACTTCACCAAGTTTGACCTGCCCGAGATCAGCAACG CCTCTGCCAATGTGCTGGTGCCAAACTGTAAGATTTACAACGACGCCAGTTGCGACATCTCGGCCGACGGTCAGCTGCTGGCTGTCTTCATTCCCAGCAGTCAGCGCGGGTTTCCCGATGAGGGAATCCTCGCAGTCTACTCCTTGGCGCCGCACAACCTCGGGGAGATGCTTTATACCAAAAGATTTG GTCTGAATGCTATTTCAGTTAGCTTATCACCACTGGGCTGCTATGTGATGGTGGGGCTGGCCTCTCGCAGGATCCTGCTACATCCCACCACTGACCACATGGTGGCGCAAGTCTTCCGCTTGCAGCAGCCGCACGGAGGAGAGACCTCCATCAGG AAGGTCTTCAACGTGGTCTACCCCATGGCGCCGGACCAGCGGCGTCACGTCAGCATCAACTCGGCTCGCTGGCTTCCCGATCCCGGGCTGGGTCTGGCGTACGGAACCAACAAGGGGGACCTGGTCATCTGCCGGCCCGT GTTCTACCGCAGCGACGGCGAAAGTGCCACCGAGTCCGGCGCCGAACCTTTGTTTTCCGTCAACAACGGCAGTGGCGGCCGGACGCGAGGTTCCGACCGACCCGG GCCCAGTCGTTCGGGATGGAGGCTGGATCGAGACATGGGCCTGATGAACGCCATTGGTCTTCAGCCCAGaaaccccgccccctccgTGACATCCCAAGGAACGCAGACGCCCGTGGTCCAGCTTCAAAACGCCGAGACCCAAACGGAGCTTTCCGAGCCCGGCGCCGCTCGCCTCCGAGCCG CGGCCGACGGCCTCGAGTCCCAGACCGCGGGAGCTTCGGACGGGAGTCATGGCGGCCGTGCCTTGGGGGAGGTCCCGGCCAACGCAG GCGAGGTCCCGGAAGGTGGAGGTTCCAGCGAAGATGCGCTGGCTCGGATCCACCGCCTGATCGCTGAGCGCGGGATGACGGCCGTGGTGCAGCGCGAACAGAGCACCACCATGGCGTCCATGGGTGGATTCGGCAACAACATCATCGTCAGCCATCGGATCCATCGTGGCTCGCAGACTGGCGCCAGGACAGGCAGGACCGCTGTCGGGCCCGCCGCCGTTGCCGCCTCCTCTGGGGCGTCTCTCGTCGGCCGGGCCGCCGACCCGCCCGAGCGCCTCGCTCCCCCGTGGGGCCCTCGCTCCGCCGAAGGCGCCGACGATGTTTTTGACGGCGGCAGCGCGGAAGAGGACTCGCTGCCgggcccctcctcctcctcccccccctcccgtcaCAGCAGTTTCCAGGGTGACCCATACAGTAGGTAG